A window of Mucilaginibacter robiniae genomic DNA:
ATAGTTTTGAGTGATGGCGATATCTTGAAAAACCAGGTAAGTACTGATGGATCACCTTTTCCGCTGGGCTACGATCGTTACACGCAGCAAACCTTCGGCAATAAAAATTTGTTGCTGAACATGGTAGATTACCTGACTGATGATTCGGGACTGATTGCCTTGCGTACTAAAGAAATACAGATTCGATTGCTGAACCGGGCACGCATTCGTAATGAAAAGTTGTACTGGCAACTGGTAAATACCTTGGTACCATTGGGCATAGTATTATTATTTGCATTTTTTCAACATTATTACCGCAAACAACAGTATGCGCGTTAATTTTCATACTTTTGATTGATTAAAATTGAGTTATGAGATTTATTGTTTCAACATTAACCTTACTGAAGCAATTGCAGTCGGTAAGTGGTGCATTAAGCAGCAGCACGGTACTACCTATCCTGGAAAATTTCCTGTTTGAAATTAAGGATGGTAACCTGACCATATCTGCCACCGATTTGCAAACCAGCATGACCACTTCGCTGGCGGTTGAGGCTAAAGAGAACGGCCGTATTGCTATTCCATCACGCATATTGCTGGATACGCTGAAATCATTACCAGAGCAGCCGATCTCATTTTCAGTAGATGATAAAACTTTTGCTATCGAGATCAGTGCCGGCGATGGAAAATATAAACTGAGCGGCGAAAACGGCGACGACTTCCCTAAAATTCCGGTGGTTGAAAATCCTTCATCTGTCAACTTGCCGGCATCCGTATTGGGCGAGGCGATCAATAAAACCCTGTTTGCCGTAAGTAATGATGAGTTGCGCCCGGCCATGACCGGCGTATTCTGCCAGTTATCTACCCAAAACTTAACTTTTGTAGCTACTGACGCGCACAAACTGGTACGTTACCGCCGTAATGATGCACAGGGCGCCACCAATACTTCGTTTATTCTACCTAAAAAGGCGCTTAACCTTTTAAAATCAGCTTTACCAGCTGAGGATGTAACTGTTTCGGTAGAGTACAACAACACCAGTGCTTTCTTCAAGTTCGGCAACATTAACCTGGTATGCCGCCTGATTGACGAGCGTTACCCGGACTATGAAGCTGTTATTCCGCAAAATAACCCTAACCGTATGCTGATTGATCGCTTGTCGTTTTTGGGTACGTTGCAGCGTGTAGCCATTTATGCCAATAAAACCACCCACCAGGTACGTTTGAAATTGAGCGGCAACGAACTGAATATATCATCAGAAGATATTGATTTTGCTAATGAGGCACACGAACGCTTAAGCTGCCAGTATGAAGGTGAGGATTTGGAAATTGGCTTTAACGCCCGTTTCCTGATTGAGATGCTGAAAAATCTGGGTAGTGAAGAAGTAGCTTTACAAATGTCAACCCCGAACCGCGCCGGCTTGTTGTTGCCTCAAGGTAGTGATGAGAACGAAGACGTACTGATGCTGGTAATGCCGGTAATGCTAAACAGCTACGCCTAAGTAAGTAAAAGGGCAAAAAATCTAAGGACTGATTGACATTGCCCCATACTATCAACAAGATAACGGTTGCTGCAAATAGTAATGCAACCGAAAAGTTAAAAGAGGTCCGGTTAACATGCCGGGCTTTTTTTAATTATAGCCGATACCAAAGCCGCAAACAACGAGTTATAAGCTCAGGTGATATGAGAAAATTTAAATACTGTATTTTACTGATAGTAGCTGCCATAGCTTGCCTAACTGCCTGCAAAAAAAACAATGATGTTGTTGCAACGGTAGATAATACCAGGCTATCAGTAATTAATGCCACTACTGATCCTATCAACATTTATTTAAATGGCACTCGGCAAAACAGTACCAGCGGTATTTATACAGGTGGCTCAACCGGCTATCTTACTATTGCTGCAGGAACCGAAACTTTTGCCTTTAAGCATAACTTCAACAACGTAGATTTTTCCAACACCGATACTTTATTTACCCTGCCTCTAACTTTACCTTATGTAGCACCGGTTACAGTATCAGATATTACAACCAGTTACGCTTACTCGTTATTTGTAACCGGCAATACCCGCAGTGATACTTTTTTAACTAAAGATACGCTGACTGCAAATTCTTCATCTCTACCTGAAATGAGATTTATTAATGCTGCTCCAACTGTACCTAACTTACAAATAAAGTTAGATGGTACAGTACTGTTTACCAGCAATGCCTACAAATCAGTTAGTACGTTTCAGACGCTGGCCAGCAGTGGCGACAAAGTAATTACAGTTATTAACACGGCTACTGGTGGCACTATTTACACCACCACTGTTTCTTTAACATCAAGCAGTATATATACTTTAGTTGCACTAGGTACGTTAAAAGGCACAGGTACTTCAGCGTTCAGAGTAGGATTATTAACTAATCAGTAAACAACCTGTTGATTGAATAATGCAAACATATAAATCAGTTTATTGGCGTATAGCAGGTGTAGCCTTCAGTTTGCTCCTGTTTTTGGCAGCCTGCAAAAAATCAAATGATACTACACCCGCTGCCACCAGTGTACAATTGCAAATACTTAATTTCAGTCCGGATGCGTACCCGGTAGCTTTTTTCCTGAACGATGTACAGCAAAACCGCACAGCTGCAACGGGTATCACTAGCGTTAAAACGTACTACTCTTACGCATCACGTACGGGTACCACATCGTCTGATTATTTCTATCTAAGCTCTGCCCAGTATCCACTGCAAATTCGTTCTACCAAAACCTTAAACCGCGTTATTTCTACTGACGACACCACTGCGCTAAACTCTTATACTAAATACACCGTGTACGTAGTCGGTTTAGATGCTGATAATACGCTTACCTCAGTAACCACCAATGATAATGCAGAACCTTTGCCCAGCATAGGCAAGGGTGGAAAAGTTCGGTACATTAACTTATCGCCTCGCACGGCTAGTTCAGCGTATGATATTTATGCCAATGGCATTAAGGTTAATGAGTTCACTAACGTCTTATTCAAAAAAAAATCTGCTTACGTAACGCTGCCAGCCGGTAATTACATTTTTAAAGCATTTGCTACCGGCAATAGTACGGATGCTTTAACCACTATGAGCAGCTTTACCATTCAGGATGGGCATTTGTACACCTTGTTTGCACAAGGCTTATCCAGCCGTACCGATTCAGCCGCTTTGAGCTTGGGGGTAATTACCAATCAGTAACTTCGCCTTTGCACCGGCATATTCAAGCCTAGTCGGCTCAATTTGTTGTACATTACCGTGTGACATACCTTAACTTAAAAGTATATTCTTATTTTTGAGGCAAACTCTTATACTTTGGACTTTCTGCATTCCCTAATCGACTTTATCCTGCACATTGATAAGCACCTGGCCGAAATTATCAGCAATTATCAGGGCTGGACGTACCTGATTCTGTTCTTCATCATTTTTGCAGAAACCGGTTTTGTGGTTACCCCCTTCTTACCCGGCGATTCGCTGCTGTTTGCCGCAGGTGCTCTTGTTGCTGCCGGTAATACAGGTTTGAATATTTACTTGTTAACCACGCTGCTGATTGCGGCTGCCTTTTTAGGCAATACCGTTAATTACGAACTAGGCAAATACTTTGGTGCCAAAGTATTTAAACCCGAAAACAAAGTCCTCAAGCTCGATTACTATTTAAAAACGCAGGCATTTTTTGATAAACATGGTCCGCTGGCAGTTATTTTAAGCCGCTTTATGCCGATCATCCGTACCATTGCTCCCTTTGTGGCTGGTGTAGGCCGTATGCCACTATCTAAATACAGTTTATACAACATTGTGGGTGGCACAGCGTGGATTATTGTTTTCCTGTTTGCGGGTTACCTGCTGGGGAATATCCCTTTCTTCAAACAACATTTTTCATTGATTGCGCTGGCTATTATCCTGGTTTCTATCATTCCTCCTATTATAGCGGCTGTGCGCAGCAGAATGGTTCGTAAGTAATTTAACAGGTTTTAACATACTTCTCCTTAATTATTAAGCCGGCTATTTGTACTTTCATATCATGATGTATCGTGTATGGCTTATAGCTATTATACTTTGCCTAACCACTTGCTACGCCCATAGCCAGGAATTACGCGGACGTGTATTTGAAAGTAAAACCCGCATTACCCTGCCGGGCATTAACGTTCAGAACCTGAGCAGCAAACAAACGGCTACTACTGATAACAATGGCAAGTTCAGCATTAAGGCAAAGGTGAATGATATGCTGATTTTTAAAGGCTTTGCTTACCAGAATGATACGCTGGTAGTAACTAGCTTGAGCGAGTGTGAAGTCTTTTTACTGCCTGAAACCCACCTGCTTAAAGAAGTAAAAATTTCTACTTCGGAAGGTGAAGCCATTACCTACCATGACCCTAATTTTCATGGACAAAGTGTAAACTACCAAACCGATGCCAATGGTAATTACAAAGGTGGCTTGAACTTCAGGATATGGTCGAACCGGGCTACAGAAAGAAAAAGGCTGAAGCTGGAAGATCAGGAAAGATACGACAGGGTTACCCGGCAGATTGATGCTATTTTTAACAGCAAAAAAATGTTAGACTATGTACCGCTAACCGGTACGGAAATGGATAACTTCATCGCTTTATACACCCCATCGGTAGATGCTTTTCAGTCTCGTGATTTTAACCTGCTGGTTTACATTAATACCTGCTACCGCAAGTTTATGCAAATGCCCGCCGATCAGCGGTTAGGCCACACAGCAGACCAAGTTTTAAAACCTAATCAGTAAGCTGTATTTTCATTATCTGCATTTTAAGACTAATAAGATAAGAACATTCGTTCAACTTAAACAGATTTACTGTCGTTGTCTCAGCAGCAAGTTTATATTTGTACACATCAATCATTTCATCATACATCTACTTTTGATATGAAACAGCTTTTTATTTTTTTACTGTTGCTGGTAGGCGGTTTACAGGTACAAGCGCAACAACAATATGTTACCCTGAAAAACCTACCCTATTACGCCGATTCGCTCGATAAAACCGACGAATACAAAACCAGCCGTTGCCGGTTAGATTTGTACTACCCGAAAGGCGCAAAGAACTATGCTACGGTAGTCTGGTTTCATGGTGGTGGCATTACAGCTGGCAATAAAGAAATACCTAAGGCTTTAATGGAAAAAGGCTTTGCGGTGATCGGCGTAGGTTACCGCTTATCGCCCAAGGTAAAAGCGCCTACTTATATTGAAGATGCAGCTGCGGCCATTGCCTGGACGTTCAAACACATTGCTCAATATGGCGGTAACAACAAACTCATTTTTGTTTCGGGTCATTCGGCAGGCGGCTACCTGGTTTCTATGGTTACGCTGGATAAACGGTATTTACAGAAATACGATATTGATGCCAACCGTATAGCGGCTTTAATTCCTTTTAGTCCGCAGGTGATTACGCATTTCACCATCCGTCAGGAAAGAGGCATTAAAGATACGCAGCCCATTATTGATGAGTACGCTCCACTTTACCATGTTCGGGCAGATGCGCCACCCGTATTGCTCATTACCGGCGACCGTGAATTGGAAATGCTGGGCCGTTATGAGGAAAATGCTTATATGGCTCGCATGATGAAACTAGCCGGCCACAAAAGAACCCGTCTGTACGAACTCGATGGCTTTGACCACGGGAACATGCCCGAACCTGCCTTTCCACTGCTGATTAAGGAAGTGAGAAACATATCGAAAGAGATATTGGCGAAGTGATAGGATTGGCGGCGATTCTATAATTTATTAAAAAGTTGTTTGGGGTTTAACAAACTTAGTTTTATCACGTCATGGCGAGCGATAGCATGGCTATCTCTGAACTATAACTTATTTTAGCGCAGAGGTGGCTTCGTTCCTCGCCATGACGTTTTTTGTTTTAGCAGGGTCTATCGTTAGAGAACCTTGTGTTAAGGCTGAGATGCAACCAGCAAAACAGGGTTTCCTCTGGAATACCTTGCGGAGGGCCAGAAGCGGTCAGCATACAGTTTATATCATCTGATATAGAAATAATGCTTAGTAAACCATAATCGGAATTCAACATGTTTACTTTATGAAAGATATGACTGCTGGTATCATCAGATATAAACAACTGCTAAACGAAACACTGCCATCATCATTTACCAGACCGGTTCGGTATAACCATTGTTTTAACCGGATTGTATTAGATTGGCTGTTTCAGGATGTATGGTACCGGCATCTGGATAGTTCAAAAACGGCTATCAGTCAGCTCAATGAAACCCAACTGCAAAAGATGATTGAACGAATGGAGCAGTGGTTGCAAGAGCCCGATTTGCTTTTTGAGGACAATCATCGCTCCTTAACCTGGCGAAAAGCAGCTAAAGCAACCTGAAAGAGTAATGTGCTAGCTAAGATTTACTTAGTATAACTATTTTCTTCCTTACCGCCGCAGTCTGTGTCCTCACAGACTGCTTAATTTACCCTTTACTACTTTGTCGTAGCAGGGTCTCTCGTTAGAGGACCCTGCGTTTAGGATAAGATAGTGCAAGCAACGCAGGGTCTCCTCCGGAAGACCCTGCGGAGACACAAAAAGGTCTTTTAATATAGTCCATTCGATCTTTTTGCTAATATTCTCATAAACAACTATCTTCACGACAATAAACCTACATCGTGCAGCTTAATACTATTTATTTCTATACCGCTTCTATTCTGAACTGGATTCCATTGCTACAAGCCGACAAGTTCAAACACATCATTTTAAGTAGCTTAATCCATTTGGTTGAACAAAAGAAAATGAAAGTGTATGGTTTCGTAATTATGCCTAATCACATTCATTTAATATGGTCAAATCTTGCTGTAAATGGCAAAGAAATGCCTCATGCCAGTTTCATGAAGTTTACCGGACATGCTTTTCAAAAAGAGTTACGGTTAACCAACTCATTCTTACTAGAACAATTTAAAGTGGAACGCAACAGCAGAACATACCAGTTTTGGCAACGAAATGCGTTGCCTATCGAGCTATATACACGCCAAGTATTAGAACAAAAATTGGATTACATTCATACTAACCCTTTGCAGCAGCACTGGAACTTGGCTACCGACCCAAACGATTATGTGTACTCTTCCTGCTCCTTTTACGAAAAAGAAGATCAGCGATATTCCTGGTTAACTCATTATAGGGATGATCTGTAAAGCCTTAGCATTTGTCTTTACTATTATCGTGGTTGGCTGTATCCTCGCTCGCCGTTGTCTGTGTCTTCACAGACAACTCAATTACTTATTTGGCTAAGTAATCTGTTCATTAATCTGCTTGTAGTTGTCTGTGAGGACACAAACAACTGCGGAGAATCTCTTATAAATAATTGCTATTTAAAAGGTATATTGCATATACTTAAATTGATACATAGAATTTTATACTAATATGAATGCAACTTGGGCTTCAGGCGCAATTGAGTTACTTGAACATGCAGATGGACATATTAATCTAACTACTGCATTTGATAAACGCATAGCTTTTATAAGTATTGATAATGCCGTTGAAACAAGCATCAAAATTTATCTATCGCTACCTAACTTTGGGGGAACTTCTGGACCTTCCAAAAGAGAGGTTGATGAATGTAACAATAGTTTTAGTAAATATCTTCTGCTATTGGAAAAATATGCAAGTAAAAAGTTAGTAGGTATTGAGATTGCTGATATTGAGTTCTTTCATAGGATAAGAAATAAGCTATATCATGAAGGAACAGGACTGAGTGTTGATGAAGAACAATTAAATGCCTACTACAGAATCGTAAAAATTTTATTAGAGAAACTTTTCAATGTTAATTACACCTCAAAATTTGAAGGTTTGTCATTAGAAAGAGTAATTGAAACCTGGAATCAGATTGAGGAGTATTTGTCTGAAATCTTTGCTGGCTTACGTAATGGTGGAACCTACAAGTGGGAAGAGGCTGTTCATGAAGGATTATTATACTACGACTTGGTCTTTCAGATTACTGAACTACAATTATTAAGGAACAAAGTAGTTCATTCAAACAATATTGACAAAGATGAATTGTCGAGTGCCGTCAAAAAATCCGATTTCGTTAGAAATGAATTGAAAGAAATTATTAAAAAAAGAAACTTCTTTTTTGATCCATCAATATCTGAAATAAAAGGTAAGGTCTCTTTAAATTATTTTAGTGGCATTTATTACAATAGCATAGGCGATTCAAATAACGAACTTTTGAATGAAGAATTGCAAGAAACGGTCTGGATGTTAAATTTGGAAACACCTATCAATGTTCATCAAGAAACAGCTATTGCAGAATCTGGAGGCTATAATTCTTCACAGTATGACATCCAAAGAGTTCAATTAGCATTAGGGTATTATAAATCTGATTTAAAGAAATTTGAGGGTAAAACAGTCATAATTAAAGGAAAATTTTGGGGTGCACATACATCACATCATTACACATCTGTACTCTTAGACGTTATAAGTATAAAAGAATAAACTTTTGTCTTAGCAGGTTTTCTCGTTAGAGGAATCTGAGTTAAGGCTAAGTTATTAGTATAGCTAACTAGCCCACCATAAAAGCAGTTATAATTGTCTGTGAGGACACAGACAATGGCGGAGAGAAAGATAAGAACTAAGGTGTTATGCACATACAGTTTACTACCTCTGCCTTCTCCTTGTACTCCTAATCATCAAACTACCGGCGGCATTACCTTATGCAACT
This region includes:
- the dnaN gene encoding DNA polymerase III subunit beta yields the protein MRFIVSTLTLLKQLQSVSGALSSSTVLPILENFLFEIKDGNLTISATDLQTSMTTSLAVEAKENGRIAIPSRILLDTLKSLPEQPISFSVDDKTFAIEISAGDGKYKLSGENGDDFPKIPVVENPSSVNLPASVLGEAINKTLFAVSNDELRPAMTGVFCQLSTQNLTFVATDAHKLVRYRRNDAQGATNTSFILPKKALNLLKSALPAEDVTVSVEYNNTSAFFKFGNINLVCRLIDERYPDYEAVIPQNNPNRMLIDRLSFLGTLQRVAIYANKTTHQVRLKLSGNELNISSEDIDFANEAHERLSCQYEGEDLEIGFNARFLIEMLKNLGSEEVALQMSTPNRAGLLLPQGSDENEDVLMLVMPVMLNSYA
- a CDS encoding DUF4397 domain-containing protein encodes the protein MRKFKYCILLIVAAIACLTACKKNNDVVATVDNTRLSVINATTDPINIYLNGTRQNSTSGIYTGGSTGYLTIAAGTETFAFKHNFNNVDFSNTDTLFTLPLTLPYVAPVTVSDITTSYAYSLFVTGNTRSDTFLTKDTLTANSSSLPEMRFINAAPTVPNLQIKLDGTVLFTSNAYKSVSTFQTLASSGDKVITVINTATGGTIYTTTVSLTSSSIYTLVALGTLKGTGTSAFRVGLLTNQ
- a CDS encoding DUF4397 domain-containing protein, whose amino-acid sequence is MQTYKSVYWRIAGVAFSLLLFLAACKKSNDTTPAATSVQLQILNFSPDAYPVAFFLNDVQQNRTAATGITSVKTYYSYASRTGTTSSDYFYLSSAQYPLQIRSTKTLNRVISTDDTTALNSYTKYTVYVVGLDADNTLTSVTTNDNAEPLPSIGKGGKVRYINLSPRTASSAYDIYANGIKVNEFTNVLFKKKSAYVTLPAGNYIFKAFATGNSTDALTTMSSFTIQDGHLYTLFAQGLSSRTDSAALSLGVITNQ
- a CDS encoding DedA family protein, whose translation is MDFLHSLIDFILHIDKHLAEIISNYQGWTYLILFFIIFAETGFVVTPFLPGDSLLFAAGALVAAGNTGLNIYLLTTLLIAAAFLGNTVNYELGKYFGAKVFKPENKVLKLDYYLKTQAFFDKHGPLAVILSRFMPIIRTIAPFVAGVGRMPLSKYSLYNIVGGTAWIIVFLFAGYLLGNIPFFKQHFSLIALAIILVSIIPPIIAAVRSRMVRK
- a CDS encoding carboxypeptidase-like regulatory domain-containing protein — encoded protein: MMYRVWLIAIILCLTTCYAHSQELRGRVFESKTRITLPGINVQNLSSKQTATTDNNGKFSIKAKVNDMLIFKGFAYQNDTLVVTSLSECEVFLLPETHLLKEVKISTSEGEAITYHDPNFHGQSVNYQTDANGNYKGGLNFRIWSNRATERKRLKLEDQERYDRVTRQIDAIFNSKKMLDYVPLTGTEMDNFIALYTPSVDAFQSRDFNLLVYINTCYRKFMQMPADQRLGHTADQVLKPNQ
- a CDS encoding alpha/beta hydrolase, with the protein product MKQLFIFLLLLVGGLQVQAQQQYVTLKNLPYYADSLDKTDEYKTSRCRLDLYYPKGAKNYATVVWFHGGGITAGNKEIPKALMEKGFAVIGVGYRLSPKVKAPTYIEDAAAAIAWTFKHIAQYGGNNKLIFVSGHSAGGYLVSMVTLDKRYLQKYDIDANRIAALIPFSPQVITHFTIRQERGIKDTQPIIDEYAPLYHVRADAPPVLLITGDRELEMLGRYEENAYMARMMKLAGHKRTRLYELDGFDHGNMPEPAFPLLIKEVRNISKEILAK
- a CDS encoding transposase, encoding MQLNTIYFYTASILNWIPLLQADKFKHIILSSLIHLVEQKKMKVYGFVIMPNHIHLIWSNLAVNGKEMPHASFMKFTGHAFQKELRLTNSFLLEQFKVERNSRTYQFWQRNALPIELYTRQVLEQKLDYIHTNPLQQHWNLATDPNDYVYSSCSFYEKEDQRYSWLTHYRDDL
- a CDS encoding DUF4431 domain-containing protein → MNATWASGAIELLEHADGHINLTTAFDKRIAFISIDNAVETSIKIYLSLPNFGGTSGPSKREVDECNNSFSKYLLLLEKYASKKLVGIEIADIEFFHRIRNKLYHEGTGLSVDEEQLNAYYRIVKILLEKLFNVNYTSKFEGLSLERVIETWNQIEEYLSEIFAGLRNGGTYKWEEAVHEGLLYYDLVFQITELQLLRNKVVHSNNIDKDELSSAVKKSDFVRNELKEIIKKRNFFFDPSISEIKGKVSLNYFSGIYYNSIGDSNNELLNEELQETVWMLNLETPINVHQETAIAESGGYNSSQYDIQRVQLALGYYKSDLKKFEGKTVIIKGKFWGAHTSHHYTSVLLDVISIKE